CAAACCTTTACGGTCCATATTCAAACGCCAAACATTCATCCGTCCGCATTCGATTTGGTAGTCGTCCCCGAACACGACAAATTGCGCGGGCAAAATGTAGTCGTCAGTATGGGATCACTTACACGTATCACCGCAGAAAAACTCAATGCCGAAAAACAAAAGTTTGATGCTGACCTTCGAGATGTTCAGTCTCCTGTTGTGACCGTCTTGGTGGGCGGCCCCAACCGTTGTTATGACGTTACCCCTGAGACGATGGACACGTTGTGCCGGCAACTGACCGCGCTTCACAAAAACAGCAGCTGCGAATTCCTTGTCACCACCTCCCGGCGCACAGGACCAGAGAACACGGAAAAGTTAAAACAGGCTCTCCAGCCGCTTCCGCACAAAATGTGGTCGGGCGACGGGGAGAACCCTTATTTTGCTTATCTGGAAAAAGCAGACGCCGTTATCGCAACCTCTGATTCGGTCAACATGATCTGCGAAGCCGCGACAGCGGGCAAACCGGTCCTGGTTTTTCCCCTTCCCGGCGGCAATCGGAAATTCAATTTCTTTCATCGATCGATGCAGGAGCAGGGGTTTTGCCGCCCCTTGAGCGATGAGCTTGCTAT
This region of Sneathiella aquimaris genomic DNA includes:
- a CDS encoding mitochondrial fission ELM1 family protein → MPTDMPKSIKSCWIITDGSAGMENQCVGLAEAMGVPFLVKRIKTAKPWKWLPPQLWLAPLRFLKNDGDLAIPPWPDLVISCGRQAIPISIAVRKASQNQTFTVHIQTPNIHPSAFDLVVVPEHDKLRGQNVVVSMGSLTRITAEKLNAEKQKFDADLRDVQSPVVTVLVGGPNRCYDVTPETMDTLCRQLTALHKNSSCEFLVTTSRRTGPENTEKLKQALQPLPHKMWSGDGENPYFAYLEKADAVIATSDSVNMICEAATAGKPVLVFPLPGGNRKFNFFHRSMQEQGFCRPLSDELAIWTPPALSETVRIAKIVENMWRTDKK